In Psychrobacter ciconiae, the genomic window TAAATATTACGGTAATCGACCATCCTTTAGTGCGCCATAAGCTGAGCTTAATGCGGGAAAAAGATTGTAGCACTTATAAGTTTCGAACGCTGACCAAAGAGCTTGCGCGCTTGATGGCGTATGAGGCAAGCCGCGATTTTGGGGTGGAAACGTTCCCGATGGAAGGTTGGTGCGGGGAAATTACGGGTGAGCAAATCATCGGTAAAACGGTGACGGTCGTGCCGATTTTGCGCGCAGGGCTTGGGATGCTCGATGGCGTTTTAGATTTGATTCCGACGGCAAAAATCTCGGTGGTGGGATTGCAGCGTGATGAAAAAACGCTTGAGCCTGTGCCGTTTTTTGAAAAATTCGTCAGCCATATGGACAAGCGTCCGGCGCTGATTATTGACCCGATGCTGGCAACCGGCGGCTCGATGGTGGCGACCATTGATATGCTCAAAAAACACGGTTGCAACAATATTAAGGCGCTCGTTTTGGTTGCTGCTCCTGAAGGCGTTCGCTTGGTGAATGAGGCGCATCCGGATGTGACCATTTATACCGCCGCGCTTGACAGCCATTTGGATGACCATGGTTATATCATTCCGGGGCTTGGCGATGCCGGTGACAAAATTTTTGGCACAAAAACCCACGATACCCATTGATTTCTGCACATTTAAATCATCAAAACGTCAATCAAAACTTGGTTGGCGTTTTTATTTGCTTTCATTTAATTTCATACGTTTTTAAACAATAGGTCAAATCTGCCTCGATAATCTCATCTTTTATAAGCCTTAGCTGCTGAAAGTCTAAAATTAATACCTGACTTTTTAAGCGCTCGCGTGTTCGTTTGTTATGGCGGACGGCAAAGGCAGCAACGGATTTTCCGGTGACTTTTATTTGATTAATAATAACGGGAGCTGCGCCTTGCTTAATTTTTTGGGCGTTTAAAATGGCGGTGGCAGGGTTAAGGGTGGTAAATAACAGCTTATTTTGCCGCG contains:
- the upp gene encoding uracil phosphoribosyltransferase gives rise to the protein MSDLNITVIDHPLVRHKLSLMREKDCSTYKFRTLTKELARLMAYEASRDFGVETFPMEGWCGEITGEQIIGKTVTVVPILRAGLGMLDGVLDLIPTAKISVVGLQRDEKTLEPVPFFEKFVSHMDKRPALIIDPMLATGGSMVATIDMLKKHGCNNIKALVLVAAPEGVRLVNEAHPDVTIYTAALDSHLDDHGYIIPGLGDAGDKIFGTKTHDTH